The sequence tacagtgtctgacatcgtgcttgcaagttcacacacctctttaaagttatttttagtgatctccgactggcgaacatcattagtgccggcatgaataacaatcttactgtatttacgtttagcattagccagcacttttaaatttgccaagatgtcaggcgctctggctcctggtaaacatttgactatggtggctggtgtctctatattcacgttccgtacaatagaatcaccaataactagagcactttcatcaggtttctcagtgggtgcatcactgagtggggagaacctgtttaatgttttgatcggaacagaagagcggtgttttgacccacgactacgctgcctcaccgtcacccagttgccctgctgcaggggctctgctggaaccggacaatgtacaggaatccctgagctagacgcatccaaagccgtatctagagccctaacattcttactgtcctcaattaaagtttggatgcgtgtctctaattctgaaatcttctctgtcagcctaactgtttccctgcatttatcacatgtgaatccctcatcagcgacagagatagataaactgtacatgtggcaagaggtgcaaataacaattgtaggagaagccattactcaccgtgcttgatgaaatattcttactgcggttgtttgatccggtttgatgcataataggccgcagattagatgagtttgcccttcggcttgagaaggtcttagactttctatcacgtgataaaactgaaatagagaaagctacagctAAGCTATAGAgaaggcacactgggttcccgcttgttctgtaagcatttgtgaatgttgctgttattatagcggggacccgacacatatcactgagagctgttttcagttgtttttggttcaccttcagcagatagagggtttgggccctggcgttgtggcagcggtcggagagctctcataggaacagggcccacaggctttggtggttggggggcccgccgtttttcagttgatatctgcgggctagcagcaaatgagtgagagagtttagtcccaacacacaccaattcctccattttctgtgggaagcacagaagtggagatgctggagagagtgataatgtgtctggtgagatgggctgtgtctctggtgtttccggtggctgtgatgtgttgtcctggcttccctggatgttttccagaaagtcgtacttgggtggtgaatcttgtagctgttttgatacatcacagtcagtctgtgaggagctctgtgggcatggctcagcagggatagtgtctatcagcagtgattgttttggctgcatggtgttatcagtgtccttgtgggatatgtcaaccacacaATGACTTGGaccgggtgtgtgtgtgctgaatggattgacacactctgctgaaggatgacgaagggagaagtagatattgtccttaaacactcttgcaccaagtttgttAGGGTGGAGGCCATCTGgtttaaacagttgtctatggccccagaaaagattgaagttgtcgatgaaatttactccttttatattacaagatctttgtagccatgtgttcagcccaagcaaccgtgaaaacatatttgttgaatgtaggcagttgttttcccgtctccggaatctaagctgctggcagtggggggcagagtcttctttttgtagtattattccagtcccaaagaGATTTTAGTTTTaacgtttgtgccaaaaatctgttgatTCGAGCACTGTGCTGacctgctgaagtaaaaatcttagaaaaatcaggGAAAAGTatagaaataagaagcaaagcacaGAGCAGTAAGCAGGAACGTCTGAACAGTTGCAAAGCCGGAAGCAAGCACTAgtgtaaataatgttcatatgttcatagttctgcctatagtgtacatacacttttgcataatccatctgtataatatgtttatagtacacctatctgtatttCATGCTGataatatttaaaatctgtaaattatgtccacaATATTGCCTTATCTGTAtaggtattttatatattgtagaCCTTgcatattctgtacttactgcttattgcacttctggttagatgctaactgcatttcattgccttgtaccttacatgagCAATGACAATAAATttcaatctaatctaatctaatctcgTTTTACATGTATGTGGAAGCCATCTTAAACACATTCCAGTCAGTGGTGTTCAAACAACTTGTATTTTTGGGAACACACTCTTGAAGtctgcatggttgaaatccccagctaagatgagaaaagcatcagggtgtggtgtctgctgctcactgatgtgctggtacagttcattcaGTGCCTAATTCCTGTTGCTGTTGTTGGAGCTGGGAGGGATGTATACAGCAACAAGCAGTATGGCTGTATATTCCCAAGGTAGATAGAACGGCCGGGACTTAAtgatcataaactccaccaggggtaaGCAGTGTTCGCAGTCCACAAAAGCATAGCCACACTGCgcatgatgtaaacacaaagcccaccCCCCACGAGTCTTACTTCCCTTGACGAGAACTCTGTGCGTTCGATAGCATGTTAGCTGGTCAAGATGAATAGCACAGTCTGCTatgctgttgctgagccatgtttccgtgaacacaaaaacacaacagtctcacGTGCGACTCACTGCACAACAGTCTCAGCGGCTCACTGCAAagacaaaaattgcaaaaacacttttctGATGGGAGAGAGAGCAGCGACGGCATGTGCACGCACTTTCATCTTGATATGTGACAGTAGGTGGGACATACATCACTCTAACAATTTCAAAAGGATTTAAGGATCTATTCTAAAACTTTGTCTACCTTTTGTGACAAAAAATGGAAATTTTTCCTATCATTTTCGATTAATTATGTACTCCTTTTGTATGAATGACTGCTTCAGTGCAGTGTGGCATGGGGGCGATAAGCCTGTGGCAATGCTGAGGCGTTAATGCAGCCAAGGTTGCATGATAGCAGCATTCAACTTCTCTGTCTTGTATGTCAGATGTTAcctatcttcctcttcacaatacccaatAGATTATCTgtaaggttcaggtcaggtgagttggctggccaatcaagcccTGTAATATCATGatcatcaaaccacttggaagttgtTTTGGCACCGTGGACAGGTGCTAAAGTCCTACTGGaagaggaaatcagcatctccatagaGCTTGTCAGTTGACgaaagcataaagtgctccaaaatcctCTGGTGTCAgggtttggtaagggaggaactcaagtgcagacaggattctcaacacgaagggtttatttacaaaaaggggaaaaacaaaacccacgagggggaaaaacACTGAAtagggtaaagactaaataactaaacagaACTGGGCTGACCAGATAACAAGGACTCTAAACACttactataaacaaacactcacggtaatacaaataCTTTTTCAGGAACAAATAGAGACACTCACGATATGGTAAACAATCACAAGTAGGaacaatcacaaatgtggaacaATATCAGTGGAACAGTTTgaggaaacaatgaaccgacgaaagacagagcacactaggagatctaaataggggaacaattaagacacgacaagtggcacagataggacaatcacgacaagactaggataacaaggggggcggggcaaaggaacgagacaacacaagcacatggcccaaagacaaggccatgttcttgtacacaaaacacgggtctgtcatgatcctgcctctaggctagagaaaagtcaggacatgatggCAGGACCATGACACTCTGGTAGacggctgcattgactttggacttgataaagcacaatggagcaacaccagcagacatcacggcaccccaaatcatcacttaAGTCaaaaacttcacactggacttttggaTTCTTTGCCTCTCCAGTCTTCATCCAGACACCAtaccttgatttccaaataaaatgctaaattaactTTTATCTGAAGAGGAATGTGGACCACTGAGTaacagtccagttatttttctccttaccccaagTGAGATGCTTCTGaggtttttttctggttcaggagtggcttggttctatgAATGTGACAGttgtagctcttttcctgaagacatctaagtgtggtgactcttgatgtgctgactccgtcttcagtccactccttgtgaagctttcccaagttcttgaattggcttttcctgacaatcttcccaaggatgtggtcatccctgttgttTGTGCACCTTTACTACCACACTTTTCCTTCCAgacaactttctatgaatatattttgatacagcactctgtgaacagccagccctttcagcaatgacctacTGTGACTTACCTTCCTTGTGGAGGGTGTCGAattggggcagctgtggcctaatggttagagagtttaccttgtaacccaaaggttgcaggttcgagtctcggtgctggcagaagttgtaggtgggagggagttaatgaacagtgctctcttcctccctcaatacCAACCAATGGCTGAAgtccccttgagcaaggcactgaacccccagttgctccctggggactggatctatagctgcccactgctccaggtgtgtgttcatggtgtgttcacttctcactgctgtgtgtatgttcactgtgtgttcacttctcactgctgtttgtgtgcctgcacttggatgggttaaatgcagagcatgggtATGGGtccaagtatgggttaccatacttggcaaatgtcacgactttcaatTTCATGATCGGCTTCTGGACAACTGCCAAAATTTagactgaacagagatgacatcactgaattcaatgatgaactgcctttaactgtcattttgcattattgacactctgttttcctaattaatgttgttcagttgctttaatgcaatcctttttgtttaaagcgctatataaataaaggtgacttgacttgacaaaatgCATTAGCTAGTTTCAGCTATTTCTATGATGAGAATGTACTGTAGTCATATATGCATCAGTTTGTCTGAGATCATATTTCTGACCTGCTTTTACAGATGCTAAATATAAGCAGACTATAGATGTACAGATGCTCatcacagtataaacacagcatCACAGTTCATCACTTAACTTTGTACTTCACTCAGGATGTAAAGACACACAGGAGTAACTGATTATTTCTTTTAACGTACTacacatttcttttaatatttctatgCTTTGTAGTAACCAATAGAAGCTGAAGGAATGGCAAAGACATTACTCAGACACCTGTGAAcactgagcagtaaatcatcttTATTATACCTTAGACTGGACTAGGGAGGATTAGAGACTATGAGAAAGTAAGTTCAAGTAAAATGTTAGACCTATACTAATAGATACTTGTATATTATTTGCTCTTTACAGGTGCAGAAATAAAAGCTCCCCCAAAAAAGATGTCACCGGATTAGATGTGGAAAGACATGTTACATCCCTGTAACCATAAATCCTGAGCAATTTGAAAATGGGCAACAACCAAGGAAAAGAACCCATTGTTTCacttaaaaatgataataaataaataaaagtacaaaatggttttaattttaaaactctGCCATTTACTAATGTGTTGTTCAAAACACTAAGTTTTGGACTACCTTTACAATAAGGtatcattagttaacattagtaaatgttgaaattaacattaaatatcaataagcaatacatttgttggatactgaactgattctgtgctaatgttatgagcgtgggtaaaccgaaggcttgaatcgagggcaatcatcgccaatgacgtcattacatcgagcgcaaaagaaccggtgaaccattttcttcaacgggtttattgaatcgaactgtccaaaagaagtactggtgatccgaatacctctacaaccggttcttgactgtTTGCCATAGTGGATTGATTTGTTCCATGATCGACCTTAAGGGCTGCTTAAGAATAAACGTGCACATCAAATGATCTTGATTCACTGAACTTAAATTGGCGTTTACGAAACTGCTTTAGTCACAATTGATTTCTGAGGTTATTATAAGATTTGGACTTTAATCCTTGCTTTTCTTAGCATCTTCAATGTAGCAGCCCCCCGCTTTCTAGAATACCCCCCCCCCGATAGTTTCCAAAACAGTGCTCTGGATTAACTAAGTTGTGACATTACTAACTTGATTATTTCTTAACACTTTGGTAGTTGGCCCTTTTTGTATTTATCTATTCAAATGTTGTCACTTTAATTCATCTTCATTGCTATTGTGGCAGATAAATGCTCCTACATTTCCACCACCCTTCATATTGTAGGAGAAACAGTATTGACCATGTTGATTAATTAAGTATATTCAAGTAATATTAACTtctaaaaatcaaataatattgaCATCTGtgaacattttgaaaatcacaataGTAAATTCTCAACCAACCAATGTCTGCAGGAGAATGTTAACGGGTGATCCTCTACTAATTTCACTTTAATGAGGGACCCAGGTGATGAAAATTTGTGTTACTTTAAAAACCCCTAAATCAACACTTGTTTTAGAGAGCAGTGTTAGATTGTTGAATGTTTAGACTTTTCTGACAATGGCAGTATCAAATCTGATGGTGTTGGTGTTGGTGTTTTTGTGTTCTCAACTGGTGCTCAATGGTAAGGTTGTTCCCACCTTGATATAGTATTTTAAacttgttcatatatatatatataatttttttttaatgtaaccttATATTGTCTTAAGGATTTTCTTCTCCGATTGGGCTTCCTTTACACCAGACTGGTAGTGATCAAATGCTTGTGGAAAAGAAAGGTTTGTAGATCTGTGTAATCTTGGCAGTCTTTTAAATAAGTAGTTGACTTTAATGGGGCATACTGCATTCCTGTAATATTAGTGAAACAACTTTGTCACAATACAGTGTGTTTGTCAAATcccctttatttgtatagtgctttaaacaatgtattgcgtcaaagcaactgaacattcATTAGTAAAACCGTGTGTCAGTGCAAAATTACCtttttaaaggcagttcattgaCATCCTGTTTAAATGGTGTCTGTGCAGTCCTAtgtaatcaagtcaatgatatcccTGTAAGTGAAGTGACCATGTGTCTTGGGGTGTTTAAATTCAAACTATctcttaatattttgaatgtgacTTGAGTATTGTAATCGTCGTACTCCAGTTCTTGCCTCTTATCTTCCAGAAGTTCCCTTGTCCTGTCCTTCTGCAAGCCAAAATCTAAACCCACCAGTGGTAGCACAATGCAACTTTGCTGTTCTGTTGTCTCTGAAAAATGCATCTGGGCTAGTTATCCAAAagggtaattttattttttgggatgaTGCTTTACCATGAGGGAAAAACGGTTTCATATTGCCTGACATGTGTTGCACTAAATTTTCTGTAGGTATTGATGTGAAGAATTTGTCTGAGTCCGGCCCTCTCCCTGTCAAGGGGTCTGGCACTCAACCCACTAAGATTGATGGTGAGGACTCCAACACTCTCCCAGTTGTGGAATCCAGCCCCCAGCCTTCCAAGGAACCCAGCACTATCCCAGCTCGGGGACCTTGCTTTCGGCATGCTGAAAAATCCAGCCTCAAGCCTGCGGAATCCACTGTAGTCCCAGATGCTGGGTTTAATCATCTGCCTGTTGAGACAAGACCCCTGTTTGCTAAGGAACCCAGCACTATCCCAACTGGGGGACCTTACACTCTGCCTGCTGAGAAATCCAGCCCCCAGCCTTCCAAGGAACCCAGCACTATCCCAGCTGGGGGATCTAATGCTCTGCCTGCTGAGAAATCCAGCCCCCAGCCTTCCAAGGAACCCAGCACTATCCCAGCCAGCCCTCAGCCTTCCGAGGAACCCAGCACTATCCCAGCCAGCCCTCAGCCTTCCAAGGAACCCAGCACTATCCCAGCTGGGGGATCTAATGCTCTGCCTGCTGAGAAATCCAGCCCCCAGCCTTCCAAGGAACCCAGCACTATCCCAGCCAGCCCCCAGCCTTTCAAGGAACCCAGCACTATCCCAGCTGGGGGATCTAATGCTCTGCCTGCTGAGAAATCCAGCCCTCAGCCTTCCAAGGAACCCAGCACTATCCCAGCTGGGGGATCTAATGCTCTGCCTGCTGAGAAATCCAGCCCCCAGCCTTCCAAGGAACCCAGCACTATCCCAGCTGGGGGATCTAATGCTCTGCCTGCTGAGAAATCCAGCCCTCAACCTTCCAAGGAACCCAGCACTATCCCAGCTGGGGGATCTAATGCTCTGCCTGCTGAGAAATCCAGCCCCCAGCCTTTCAAGGAACCCAGCACTATCCCAGCTGGGGGCTCTAATGCTCTGCCTGCTGAGAAATCCAGCCCTCAGCCTTCCAAGGAACCCAGCACTATCCCAGCTGGGGGACCTAATGCTCTGCCTGCTGAGAAATCCAGCCCCAAGCCTGCAGAATCCACTGTAGTCCCAGATGTTGGGTTTAATCATCTGCCTGTTGAGACTAGCCCCCTGTTTGCCAAGGAACCCAGCACTATCCCAGCCAGCCCCCAGCCTTCCAAAGAACCCAGAACACTCCCAGCTGGGGGACCTAACGCTCTGCCTGCTGAGAAATCCAGCCCCCAGCCTTCCAAGGAACCCAGCACTATCCCAGCCAGCCCCCAGCCTTTCAAGGAACCCAGCACTATCCCAGCTGGGGGATCTAATGCTCTGCCTGCTGAGAAATCCAGCCCCCAGCCTTCCAAGGAACCCAGCACTATCCCAGCTGGGGGATCT is a genomic window of Carassius auratus strain Wakin chromosome 23, ASM336829v1, whole genome shotgun sequence containing:
- the LOC113041655 gene encoding uncharacterized protein LOC113041655, which produces MAVSNLMVLVLVFLCSQLVLNGFSSPIGLPLHQTGSDQMLVEKKEVPLSCPSASQNLNPPVVAQCNFAVLLSLKNASGLVIQKGIDVKNLSESGPLPVKGSGTQPTKIDGEDSNTLPVVESSPQPSKEPSTIPARGPCFRHAEKSSLKPAESTVVPDAGFNHLPVETRPLFAKEPSTIPTGGPYTLPAEKSSPQPSKEPSTIPAGGSNALPAEKSSPQPSKEPSTIPASPQPSEEPSTIPASPQPSKEPSTIPAGGSNALPAEKSSPQPSKEPSTIPASPQPFKEPSTIPAGGSNALPAEKSSPQPSKEPSTIPAGGSNALPAEKSSPQPSKEPSTIPAGGSNALPAEKSSPQPSKEPSTIPAGGSNALPAEKSSPQPFKEPSTIPAGGSNALPAEKSSPQPSKEPSTIPAGGPNALPAEKSSPKPAESTVVPDVGFNHLPVETSPLFAKEPSTIPASPQPSKEPRTLPAGGPNALPAEKSSPQPSKEPSTIPASPQPFKEPSTIPAGGSNALPAEKSSPQPSKEPSTIPAGGSNALPAEKSSPQPSKEPSTIPAGGSNALPAEKSSPQPSKEPSTIPASPQPSKEPSTIPASPQPSKEPSTIPAGGSNALPAEKSSPQPSKEPSTIPAGGSNALPAEKSSPQPSKEPSTIPAGGSNALPAEKSSPQPSKEPSTIPASPQPSKEPSTIPASPQPSKEPSTIPAGGSNALPAEKSSPQPSKEPSTIPASPQPFKEPSTIPAGGSNALPAEKSSPQPSKEPSTIPAGGPNALPAGKTSPQPSKEPSTIPASLQPSKEPNTIPASPQPSKEPSTIPAGGPNALPAAKSSPKPAESTVVPDVGFNHLPVETSPLFAKEPSTIPASPQPSKEPTTLPAGGPNALPSEKSSPQPSKEPSTIPASPQPSKEPSTIPAGGSNALPAEKSSPQPSKEPSTIPASLQPSKEPSTIPAGGPNAQPAEKSSPQPSKGPSTVPAGGPGSSPHPVVESSALHTPECSPYHSKGSLPPCVISCLLEPKCINALKSFIGIDPL